A part of Gramella sp. MAR_2010_147 genomic DNA contains:
- a CDS encoding ribonucleotide-diphosphate reductase subunit beta: MAQQEPILQDNKDRFVIFPIKHHDIWDWYKKMEACFWTAEEIDLHQDLTDWNNKLSSDERYFLKHILAFFAASDGIVNENLAENFVNEVQYSEAKFFYGFQIMMENIHSETYSLLIDTYVKDDKEKDQLFKAIEVFPAIKKKADWALKWIESDSFAERLIAFAAVEGIFFSGAFCSIFWLKKRGLMPGLTFSNELISRDEGMHCDFAVHLHNHHLVNKVPKEKIREILIDALNIEREFVTESLPVSLIGMNAKLMTQYLEFVTDRLLVELECEKEYNVSNPFDFMDMINLQGKTNFFEKRVSEYQKAGVMNKDKESDEISFDADF; the protein is encoded by the coding sequence ATGGCTCAGCAAGAACCCATTTTACAGGATAACAAAGATCGATTTGTGATCTTCCCAATTAAACATCATGATATTTGGGACTGGTATAAAAAAATGGAGGCTTGTTTCTGGACCGCTGAAGAAATTGATCTTCATCAGGATCTTACGGATTGGAATAACAAACTAAGTTCAGACGAACGTTACTTCCTAAAACACATTCTGGCATTTTTTGCAGCTTCAGATGGAATTGTAAATGAAAATCTTGCAGAGAATTTCGTAAATGAAGTTCAATATTCAGAGGCCAAATTCTTTTATGGTTTCCAGATCATGATGGAAAATATACATTCTGAAACCTATTCTTTATTGATAGACACTTATGTAAAGGATGATAAAGAAAAAGATCAGTTATTTAAAGCGATTGAAGTTTTTCCAGCTATTAAGAAAAAAGCAGACTGGGCATTAAAGTGGATAGAATCAGATTCTTTCGCTGAAAGATTGATCGCTTTTGCAGCAGTAGAGGGGATCTTCTTTTCGGGTGCTTTCTGTTCTATTTTCTGGTTAAAAAAGCGTGGATTAATGCCGGGATTAACATTCTCTAACGAGTTAATTTCCAGAGATGAAGGCATGCATTGTGACTTCGCGGTTCATCTCCATAATCATCACCTGGTAAACAAAGTGCCAAAAGAAAAAATAAGAGAGATCCTTATCGATGCTCTAAATATAGAACGTGAATTCGTTACAGAATCACTTCCGGTAAGTTTAATTGGAATGAATGCTAAGTTGATGACTCAGTATCTTGAGTTTGTAACAGACAGGCTTTTGGTTGAACTGGAATGTGAGAAAGAATATAATGTTTCAAATCCATTCGACTTTATGGACATGATCAACCTGCAGGGTAAAACCAATTTCTTCGAAAAGCGCGTAAGCGAATACCAGAAGGCAGGAGTTATGAACAAAGACAAAGAATCAGACGAGATCAGCTTTGACGCCGATTTCTAA
- a CDS encoding ribonucleoside-diphosphate reductase subunit alpha, translating into MYVVKRDGRKEPVMFDKITARVKKLCYGLNELVDPVKVAMRVIEGLYDNVTTSELDNLAAEIAATMTTSHPDYAKLAARISVSNLHKNTKKTFSEVMTDLYEYVNPRTDEKAPLLSDEVYKVISDNKEKLDSTIIYNRDFGYDYFGFKTLERSYLLKLNGVIAERPQHMLMRVSIGIHIDDLDAAIETYELMSKKYFTHATPTLFNSGTPKPQMSSCFLLTMKDDSIDGIYDTLKQTAKISQSAGGIGLSIHNVRATGSYISGTNGTSNGIVPMLRVFNDTARYVDQGGGKRKGSFAMYVEPWHADIFDFLDLKKNHGKEEMRARDLFYAMWMPDLFMKRVEQNEKWTLMCPHECPGLFDTYGDEFEKLYEKYEKEDKGRKTIKARELWEKIMESQIETGTPYMLYKDAANRKSNQKNLGTIRSSNLCTEILEYTSKDEVAVCNLASIALPMFVKGNEFDHKELFKITKRVTKNLNKVIDRNYYPVKEAENSNIRHRPVGLGVQGLADTFIRLRMPFTSDEAKKLNQEIFETLYFAAVTASMELAKEEGPYSTFKGSPISEGEFQYNLWGIKDEDLSGRWDWAKLRKQVMKNGVRNSLLLAPMPTASTSQILGNNEAFEPYTSNIYTRRVLSGEFIVVNKHLLEDLVSRNLWTDDVKNAIMRNNGSVQDIDIIPEDLKELYKTVWELSMKDIIDMSRHRGYFIDQSQSLNLFMENANYSKLTSMHFYAWKSGLKTGMYYLRTKSAVDAIKFTLEKEKKKEPVAVVSEAPAKAAEKLKAETTPAISEQSEKEGALSPEELRAIIAQSKEGEGDDCLMCGS; encoded by the coding sequence ATGTATGTAGTAAAAAGAGACGGCAGAAAAGAACCCGTCATGTTTGACAAAATTACGGCCAGAGTTAAGAAGCTTTGTTATGGCCTGAATGAACTTGTTGATCCGGTAAAAGTTGCGATGCGGGTAATTGAAGGACTTTACGACAATGTTACTACCAGTGAACTGGATAACCTTGCAGCCGAAATTGCTGCAACTATGACTACTTCTCATCCAGATTACGCGAAACTTGCTGCAAGAATTTCAGTCTCCAATCTGCATAAAAACACCAAAAAGACATTTTCAGAAGTGATGACAGATTTATATGAATATGTAAATCCGCGTACCGACGAAAAAGCACCGCTATTATCAGATGAAGTTTATAAAGTGATCTCCGATAACAAAGAGAAACTGGATTCTACCATTATTTACAATCGTGACTTTGGGTATGATTATTTCGGCTTTAAAACCCTGGAAAGATCGTATCTACTGAAATTAAACGGGGTAATCGCAGAGCGGCCCCAGCATATGTTGATGCGGGTTTCTATAGGAATACATATTGATGATCTTGACGCGGCTATAGAAACTTATGAGCTGATGTCTAAAAAATATTTTACGCACGCCACCCCAACACTTTTCAATTCAGGTACACCAAAACCTCAAATGTCCTCATGTTTTCTTCTTACTATGAAAGATGATAGTATAGACGGGATCTATGATACATTAAAGCAGACGGCTAAGATCTCCCAGTCTGCAGGAGGTATTGGTTTATCTATTCACAATGTTCGTGCTACCGGTTCGTATATTTCTGGTACAAACGGCACTTCCAACGGTATCGTCCCAATGCTTCGCGTTTTTAATGACACTGCCAGGTATGTAGACCAGGGTGGTGGAAAAAGAAAAGGTTCTTTCGCCATGTACGTAGAGCCATGGCATGCCGATATTTTTGATTTCCTGGATCTTAAAAAGAACCACGGAAAAGAAGAAATGCGTGCCCGTGATCTATTTTATGCGATGTGGATGCCAGATCTTTTTATGAAAAGAGTGGAACAGAATGAAAAATGGACATTAATGTGTCCACACGAATGCCCTGGACTTTTTGATACTTATGGAGATGAATTTGAAAAGCTCTATGAGAAATATGAAAAAGAAGACAAAGGTCGCAAAACAATAAAAGCTCGTGAGCTGTGGGAAAAGATCATGGAGTCTCAAATTGAAACGGGAACTCCGTACATGCTTTATAAAGATGCTGCGAACCGTAAATCCAATCAAAAAAATCTGGGAACTATTCGTTCTTCCAATTTGTGTACAGAGATCCTGGAATATACCAGTAAAGATGAAGTAGCAGTTTGTAATCTTGCATCTATCGCCTTACCAATGTTCGTTAAAGGAAACGAGTTTGATCATAAAGAACTTTTTAAGATCACCAAAAGGGTTACAAAAAACCTTAATAAGGTAATTGACCGTAATTACTATCCGGTAAAAGAAGCTGAAAACTCCAATATACGTCATCGGCCTGTAGGACTTGGCGTGCAGGGTCTTGCTGATACTTTTATAAGGTTAAGAATGCCATTCACTTCAGATGAAGCTAAGAAATTAAACCAGGAGATCTTCGAAACACTTTATTTTGCTGCGGTAACAGCGTCCATGGAACTGGCAAAAGAAGAAGGTCCTTATTCAACATTTAAAGGCTCTCCTATTAGTGAAGGTGAATTCCAGTACAATCTTTGGGGTATCAAGGATGAAGATCTAAGCGGTAGATGGGATTGGGCAAAACTTCGTAAACAGGTAATGAAGAATGGAGTTAGAAACTCACTTTTGCTTGCTCCTATGCCAACTGCATCCACTTCCCAGATTTTAGGAAATAATGAAGCCTTTGAACCCTACACATCCAATATCTATACTAGACGAGTACTTTCAGGTGAATTTATCGTGGTAAATAAACATTTGCTGGAAGATCTGGTTTCCAGAAATCTTTGGACAGATGACGTTAAAAATGCTATTATGAGAAATAATGGATCTGTACAGGATATTGATATTATTCCGGAAGATCTAAAGGAGCTTTATAAAACGGTTTGGGAACTGAGCATGAAAGATATTATAGACATGTCCAGGCATAGAGGATATTTTATAGATCAGTCGCAATCGCTCAACCTCTTTATGGAAAATGCCAATTACAGCAAGCTTACTTCAATGCATTTTTATGCATGGAAAAGCGGACTCAAAACAGGAATGTATTATCTTCGAACCAAATCTGCGGTGGATGCCATTAAATTCACCCTGGAAAAAGAAAAGAAAAAAGAACCCGTAGCAGTAGTTTCAGAAGCACCGGCAAAAGCTGCAGAAAAACTAAAGGCAGAAACCACGCCTGCTATCTCTGAACAATCTGAAAAAGAAGGAGCTTTGTCACCAGAGGAACTAAGAGCTATTATTGCTCAGTCTAAAGAAGGAGAAGGGGATGATTGCTTAATGTGCGGATCTTAA
- a CDS encoding deoxyguanosinetriphosphate triphosphohydrolase, with amino-acid sequence MNWEQLLSLKRFGDTNKRLRKEQNETRLGFEVDYDRIIFSSAFRSLQDKTQVIPLSKTDFVHTRLTHSLEVSVVGRSLGRLTGQKLLEKHPHLRDTFGYQMNDFGAIVAAAALAHDIGNPPFGHSGEKAIGEYFSHGNGKRFKDQLSEKEYQDLIKFEGNANGFKILTENRPGIEGGLRLSYATLGAFTKYPKESLPHKPTKKIEDKKFGFFQSERQTFEEVAEELGLKKTREGKDVGYTRHPLAFLVEAADDICYTIIDFEDGINLGLIDEDYALEYLIKLVKDNINTGKYNQLKNTADRLAYLRALAINTLITEAADIFLKNEEAILKGEFHESLFDKSSYEAQIKDIIKISIEKIYQSEEVISKEIAGYRMLSYLLDTYTKAILPGVEEENSNFTRLVLKSVPQLNYLEEEHSVYEKLIGICSYIASLTDGLTVSSFKKFQGLNT; translated from the coding sequence ATGAACTGGGAACAACTCTTATCTCTTAAGCGATTTGGAGACACCAATAAAAGACTTAGAAAGGAACAGAATGAAACCCGACTTGGTTTTGAGGTAGATTATGACCGTATCATTTTCTCCTCAGCTTTCAGAAGTCTTCAGGATAAAACCCAGGTTATTCCCCTTTCAAAAACAGATTTTGTTCATACGAGGTTAACCCACAGTTTAGAAGTTTCAGTAGTTGGTCGTTCTTTGGGTAGGTTAACAGGTCAGAAATTATTGGAGAAACATCCTCATTTACGGGATACCTTTGGGTATCAAATGAACGATTTTGGGGCCATCGTTGCTGCAGCTGCTTTAGCACATGATATTGGAAACCCTCCTTTTGGCCATTCTGGAGAAAAAGCTATTGGGGAGTATTTTAGCCATGGTAATGGAAAGCGGTTTAAAGATCAGCTTTCAGAAAAAGAATATCAGGACCTTATAAAGTTTGAGGGTAATGCAAACGGTTTCAAAATTCTTACTGAAAACAGGCCGGGAATTGAAGGTGGTTTAAGACTGTCTTATGCTACTCTTGGTGCTTTCACAAAATATCCAAAAGAATCTCTGCCACATAAGCCTACGAAAAAAATTGAAGATAAAAAGTTCGGATTTTTTCAAAGTGAGCGACAAACTTTTGAAGAGGTTGCTGAAGAATTAGGGCTAAAAAAGACCAGAGAAGGAAAAGATGTTGGTTACACCAGGCATCCACTGGCTTTTCTTGTGGAAGCGGCAGATGATATTTGCTATACCATCATCGATTTTGAAGACGGGATCAACCTCGGTCTTATTGATGAGGATTACGCCCTTGAATATCTAATAAAACTGGTGAAAGATAACATTAACACCGGCAAGTATAATCAGTTAAAAAATACGGCAGATAGACTGGCTTATCTTAGGGCGCTGGCAATAAATACACTTATTACTGAAGCTGCAGATATTTTCCTCAAAAATGAAGAGGCTATTTTAAAAGGAGAGTTTCATGAATCGCTGTTTGATAAAAGCAGTTATGAAGCCCAGATAAAGGATATTATAAAAATTAGTATTGAAAAGATCTATCAGAGCGAAGAAGTTATAAGTAAAGAGATTGCCGGTTACCGCATGCTCTCTTATTTGCTGGATACTTACACAAAAGCCATACTTCCTGGTGTTGAAGAAGAAAATTCCAATTTCACCAGGCTGGTACTAAAATCTGTTCCTCAGTTGAATTATCTCGAAGAGGAGCATTCAGTTTATGAAAAACTCATCGGAATTTGCTCCTATATAGCATCCCTCACAGATGGACTTACTGTATCCTCATTTAAAAAATTCCAGGGTTTAAATACTTAA
- a CDS encoding RsbRD N-terminal domain-containing protein translates to MKRIPQILQENHDNIICAWEKEVLQHVDAAKHAHKIALHDHIPNILDDIIDIFERHDTIDWNIQDFKIAKIEENSLEREAPRFFRILYGRPDHT, encoded by the coding sequence ATGAAAAGAATTCCCCAAATACTTCAGGAAAATCATGATAATATTATTTGTGCCTGGGAAAAAGAAGTTTTACAACATGTAGATGCAGCAAAGCACGCTCATAAAATAGCTTTACACGATCATATTCCCAATATTCTGGACGATATCATTGATATTTTTGAGCGCCATGATACTATAGACTGGAATATACAGGATTTTAAGATTGCGAAGATTGAAGAGAATAGCCTGGAACGGGAGGCACCGCGCTTCTTCAGAATACTTTACGGTAGACCAGATCATACATGA
- a CDS encoding HAMP domain-containing sensor histidine kinase: protein MKRIAWNGRHRASSEYFTVDQIIHEYMIFHNKIIEVFNNHKVTDTGAIHLLKCCIDKSMLKSVEAFTKSIQEMQNKLIGTLAHDIRNSLSAARLGIEMLDLKAGPERVERMRKMSMYSVDKALHMIEGLLDSISVKAGEGMMLSFSEINLFSDIRTIYEEAEEIYSEKIIFECADKELNGIFDATAIRRLLENLITNAVKYGESEKPISLKVVKECERFLSLAVHNFGPPIPQEKQEEIFNFLDHTKGTNKKELQSWGIGLTLVKMVAEAHGGKVELISKDNFGTEFKVYISRVINEPGKQRTKLNFAQNS from the coding sequence TTGAAGAGAATAGCCTGGAACGGGAGGCACCGCGCTTCTTCAGAATACTTTACGGTAGACCAGATCATACATGAGTATATGATCTTTCATAATAAGATCATTGAAGTGTTCAACAATCACAAGGTTACTGATACAGGGGCTATTCATCTACTTAAATGCTGCATAGATAAATCCATGCTCAAATCTGTGGAGGCTTTTACCAAATCCATTCAGGAAATGCAAAATAAGCTGATTGGAACATTGGCTCATGATATTCGAAATTCCTTATCTGCAGCTCGCCTTGGCATAGAAATGCTGGATTTAAAAGCCGGACCTGAACGGGTAGAGAGGATGAGAAAAATGAGCATGTATAGCGTAGACAAAGCTTTGCATATGATTGAAGGTTTGCTGGACTCTATTTCTGTCAAAGCCGGAGAGGGTATGATGCTAAGTTTTTCTGAAATAAATCTCTTTTCAGATATCCGGACTATTTATGAAGAAGCTGAAGAAATCTATTCAGAAAAGATAATTTTTGAATGTGCAGATAAAGAGCTTAATGGAATTTTTGACGCAACAGCCATTAGAAGACTTCTGGAGAACCTTATCACCAATGCAGTTAAATACGGGGAATCGGAAAAACCAATCAGTTTAAAAGTTGTTAAGGAATGTGAGCGTTTTTTAAGTCTGGCAGTTCACAATTTTGGCCCTCCAATTCCACAGGAAAAGCAAGAAGAAATTTTTAATTTTCTAGACCATACTAAAGGTACTAATAAGAAAGAATTACAAAGCTGGGGAATAGGTCTAACCCTCGTTAAAATGGTTGCTGAAGCTCATGGAGGTAAGGTAGAACTAATCAGCAAAGATAATTTTGGAACAGAATTTAAGGTCTATATTTCACGAGTTATCAATGAACCTGGAAAACAACGTACAAAGTTGAATTTTGCTCAAAATTCATAA
- a CDS encoding DUF3078 domain-containing protein, whose product MKFQILLFLFCITSIKSLASEFKYLAIRDTTATTVKDTTNTDSMLIYWTEKNTFGMNLSEVAFVNWNSGGNNSVSALFYAGFDRNFEKDLTMWKNSASLRYGINAQEGREIRKTEDELRLRSSFGFRKDSTSNWYYSARFSFNTQFSNGYKYPDTEVPISQFMAPGYTFLGAGTEFSHPEEDLAVYLSPITFKSTFVLDQKLANEGMFGVEPAVTDELGNIIKEGEKLRTEFGFLVTSDFSKEVFDNIDLSNQLSLYSDYLNKFGNIDVDWQMAVNMKVNDFVKANVGTHIRYDDDVKFKEDINGDGKLETSGPRLQLKQMLGVGVVYEF is encoded by the coding sequence ATGAAGTTCCAAATTCTACTATTCTTATTCTGCATTACATCAATTAAATCTCTAGCATCTGAATTTAAGTACCTTGCGATAAGGGACACTACAGCAACCACCGTTAAGGATACTACCAATACAGATTCTATGCTCATCTACTGGACAGAAAAGAATACCTTTGGTATGAATCTTAGCGAAGTAGCTTTTGTGAACTGGAATTCTGGAGGGAACAATTCTGTTTCGGCTCTTTTTTATGCAGGTTTTGACAGGAATTTTGAAAAAGATCTTACCATGTGGAAAAATTCTGCCTCTTTAAGATATGGGATCAACGCCCAGGAGGGCAGGGAAATAAGGAAGACAGAAGATGAATTACGGCTAAGATCGTCTTTTGGATTTAGAAAGGATAGTACATCAAACTGGTATTATTCAGCCAGGTTCAGTTTTAATACACAGTTTTCTAACGGATATAAATACCCGGATACCGAAGTGCCTATTTCGCAGTTCATGGCTCCCGGGTATACTTTTTTAGGTGCAGGAACCGAGTTTTCACATCCGGAAGAAGATCTTGCAGTTTATCTATCTCCCATAACTTTTAAATCTACCTTTGTACTGGATCAAAAACTGGCCAATGAAGGGATGTTTGGAGTAGAGCCCGCCGTAACCGATGAGCTGGGAAATATCATTAAAGAAGGTGAAAAATTACGGACGGAATTTGGTTTTCTGGTTACCAGTGATTTTAGTAAAGAAGTTTTTGATAATATAGACCTTAGTAATCAATTAAGCCTGTATTCAGATTATCTAAATAAATTTGGAAATATTGATGTAGACTGGCAAATGGCCGTAAATATGAAAGTGAATGATTTTGTGAAAGCAAATGTAGGCACCCATATTCGGTATGATGACGATGTGAAATTTAAAGAAGACATCAACGGAGATGGAAAACTGGAAACCTCCGGGCCACGTCTTCAGCTTAAGCAAATGCTTGGCGTTGGAGTGGTTTATGAATTTTGA
- a CDS encoding 1-deoxy-D-xylulose-5-phosphate synthase → MATNILNKINSPEDLRKLKKQDLDQLTSELRKFIIDIVATKEGHLGASLGVVELTIALHYIFNTPEDLLVWDVGHQAYGHKILTGRRDVFDTNRQLNGLSGFPKRDESEYDTFGVGHSSTSISAALGMAIASNLKGATEKQHIAVIGDASIASGMAFEGLNHAGVTQANLLVILNDNAIGIDPSVGALKEYLTKARVGYKPSSDNIIEALNFKYFGPVDGHDLEGLLNTLKEMKSIKGPKFLHVITKKGKGLKKAEEDQVKYHAPGKFEPETGELLKYDTDGLPLKYQDVFGLTLVELAEKNKKIIGITPAMPTGSSLKYMMKAFPERAFDVGIAEQHAVTLSAGMATQGFVVYCAIYSTFLQRAYDQLIHDVALQNLPVVFCLDRAGLVGEDGATHHGVFDIAYARAIPNLIVAAPRNEVELRNLLYTVQQGLTSPVIIRYPRGRGVLKEWKLPFKKLEIGKAEHLKEGSEIAVLSLGNMAGNVKEAIKELSMVDQEKIAHYDMRFVKPLDKKILNKIFKQFSKIITVEDGVIHGGFGSAILEYAANVGFKGDLELLGIPDKFIEQGSVEELQEIAKINVQGIQQKLESMI, encoded by the coding sequence ATGGCCACGAATATTTTAAATAAAATAAACAGTCCCGAAGATCTGCGAAAGCTTAAAAAACAGGATCTTGATCAGTTAACATCAGAGTTACGTAAATTCATCATTGATATCGTGGCAACCAAAGAAGGACATCTTGGGGCAAGTCTTGGTGTAGTAGAACTTACCATTGCCCTTCATTATATTTTTAATACTCCTGAAGATCTGCTGGTCTGGGATGTAGGCCACCAGGCTTACGGTCATAAAATTTTAACCGGAAGAAGAGATGTTTTTGACACTAATCGCCAATTAAACGGCTTAAGTGGTTTCCCTAAGAGAGATGAAAGTGAATACGATACTTTTGGAGTGGGGCACTCTTCCACTTCAATTTCAGCTGCTTTGGGGATGGCGATCGCTTCTAATTTAAAGGGAGCTACAGAAAAACAACATATTGCGGTAATCGGGGACGCCTCTATTGCTAGCGGGATGGCCTTTGAAGGGCTTAATCATGCCGGTGTCACCCAGGCAAATTTACTGGTAATTCTTAATGATAACGCAATTGGAATAGACCCCAGTGTTGGAGCTTTAAAGGAATACCTTACCAAAGCCAGGGTTGGATATAAACCTTCCAGCGATAATATTATTGAGGCTTTAAATTTTAAATATTTCGGTCCTGTAGATGGTCATGATCTGGAAGGTCTTTTAAATACACTGAAGGAAATGAAAAGTATAAAAGGCCCAAAGTTCCTTCATGTAATTACAAAGAAGGGGAAAGGTCTTAAAAAGGCGGAAGAAGATCAGGTGAAGTATCATGCTCCCGGCAAATTTGAACCGGAAACAGGCGAACTGTTGAAATATGATACTGACGGACTTCCTTTAAAATATCAGGACGTATTTGGTCTAACATTGGTTGAGCTTGCCGAAAAAAATAAAAAGATCATAGGGATCACACCAGCAATGCCTACTGGCAGTTCATTAAAATATATGATGAAGGCTTTTCCTGAAAGAGCATTTGATGTTGGGATTGCGGAGCAACATGCGGTAACGCTTTCTGCGGGAATGGCTACGCAGGGTTTTGTAGTGTATTGTGCGATCTATTCTACATTTTTACAAAGAGCCTACGATCAATTAATTCATGATGTAGCACTGCAAAATCTACCTGTAGTCTTTTGCCTGGATCGTGCAGGTCTGGTGGGTGAAGATGGCGCAACACATCATGGTGTTTTTGATATAGCTTATGCCAGGGCGATCCCAAATCTTATAGTCGCTGCACCCAGAAACGAGGTGGAACTCCGAAATTTGCTCTATACGGTACAACAAGGTTTAACCTCTCCAGTAATTATCCGCTATCCAAGAGGGAGAGGTGTTCTAAAAGAATGGAAACTACCATTTAAAAAGCTTGAAATTGGTAAAGCAGAGCATTTAAAGGAGGGTTCAGAAATTGCTGTATTAAGTCTTGGGAATATGGCAGGAAACGTTAAAGAAGCTATTAAAGAACTCAGTATGGTAGATCAGGAAAAGATCGCTCATTACGATATGAGATTTGTTAAACCCCTGGATAAGAAAATTCTGAATAAAATTTTCAAACAATTTTCTAAAATTATTACTGTGGAAGATGGAGTGATACATGGCGGTTTTGGATCTGCAATTTTAGAATATGCGGCAAACGTAGGTTTTAAAGGCGATTTAGAGCTTCTCGGTATTCCAGATAAATTTATTGAGCAAGGAAGTGTAGAAGAATTACAAGAAATAGCAAAAATTAACGTTCAAGGAATACAGCAAAAGCTGGAATCTATGATTTGA
- a CDS encoding nucleoside deaminase, which yields MLSPFNDDYFMKKALEEAESAYEKGEIPVGVVVVINDKIIARGHNLTETLNDVTAHAEMQAITAAANFLGGKYLQNCTMYVTLEPCQMCAGALYWSQISKIVFGAEDTQRGYRKFGVKLHPKTEVIPGVMKEEASSLLKRFFIEKRNLN from the coding sequence ATGCTTTCTCCTTTCAACGATGACTATTTTATGAAAAAGGCTTTGGAAGAAGCTGAATCTGCCTATGAAAAAGGAGAGATTCCTGTGGGGGTCGTCGTGGTTATCAATGATAAAATTATTGCCAGAGGCCACAACCTAACAGAAACTTTGAATGATGTCACTGCACATGCTGAAATGCAGGCGATCACTGCAGCTGCCAATTTTCTTGGTGGCAAATATCTGCAGAACTGCACCATGTATGTCACCCTGGAACCCTGCCAGATGTGCGCCGGCGCATTGTACTGGAGTCAGATCTCAAAAATTGTATTTGGCGCAGAAGACACTCAGAGAGGTTATAGGAAATTTGGTGTGAAACTTCATCCAAAAACCGAAGTAATCCCTGGAGTGATGAAAGAAGAAGCTTCTTCACTTTTAAAACGCTTTTTTATTGAAAAACGAAATTTAAATTAG
- a CDS encoding glycoside hydrolase family 16 protein has translation MIKYSEIILSVFLAMGTFFPVTGQEKMIFQEDFNGDRLDMSIWNYEEGDGCPNLCGWGNNEEQVYDRKYVEVKDGNLVITAVKKEGQYYSGKINTKGNIEITYGVIEVRAKVATGKGLWPAIWMLGADISEVGWPASGEIDILEYIGREPGMVFTSLHTPASHGNTINTKKTRIEDIEEGFHTYKTVWTKDYIEFFVDDHSLYKFIPEKDDEEHYPFKKDFYFLINMAVGGNLGGAEINDEALPDKFYVDYIKVTELPEELK, from the coding sequence ATGATAAAGTATTCCGAAATAATATTATCAGTATTTCTTGCAATGGGAACATTTTTCCCCGTAACTGGCCAGGAGAAAATGATCTTTCAGGAAGATTTTAATGGGGATCGTCTGGATATGAGTATCTGGAACTACGAAGAAGGTGATGGTTGCCCGAATCTTTGTGGATGGGGAAATAACGAAGAACAGGTCTATGACCGCAAATATGTTGAGGTGAAAGATGGAAACCTGGTGATCACTGCTGTAAAGAAAGAAGGACAATATTATTCAGGAAAGATCAACACTAAAGGGAATATAGAAATTACTTACGGAGTTATAGAAGTTAGAGCAAAAGTCGCTACAGGTAAGGGCCTCTGGCCAGCTATTTGGATGTTGGGTGCTGATATTAGTGAGGTTGGTTGGCCTGCCAGTGGCGAAATTGATATTCTTGAATATATAGGCAGAGAGCCGGGAATGGTCTTTACTTCACTTCATACTCCTGCCAGTCATGGGAATACTATAAACACAAAAAAGACGAGAATTGAAGATATCGAGGAAGGTTTCCATACGTATAAGACCGTTTGGACAAAAGATTATATCGAGTTTTTTGTAGATGATCATTCCCTGTATAAATTCATTCCAGAAAAAGATGATGAAGAGCATTACCCCTTTAAAAAGGATTTCTATTTTCTTATAAATATGGCTGTTGGAGGAAATTTAGGTGGCGCTGAAATCAACGACGAAGCCCTGCCTGATAAATTTTATGTGGATTATATAAAGGTAACTGAGTTGCCTGAAGAGTTGAAATAA